A genomic window from Streptomyces sp. HUAS YS2 includes:
- the nagA gene encoding N-acetylglucosamine-6-phosphate deacetylase, whose product MDDRKVLAGARVVLPTGIVDNGRVIVEGGRIAGSAPADTPGLDLSGHWVVPGFVDMHNHGGGGASFTSGTVDDILKGVHTHLTHGTTTTVASFVTGDMDFLVRRAGLLSELAEQGDIAGIHFEGPFISPCRKGAHDETLLRDPDPADVRKLVDAARGRAKMVTLATELPGGIDSVRLLAEHGVIAAIGHTDATYEQTVEAIDAGATVATHLYNAMPGLGHRTPGPIAALLEDERITVELINDGTHLHPAALELAFHHAGPERVAFITDAMDAAGFGDGRYMLGPLEVEVKDSVARLVEGDSIAGSTLTLDRAFKRAATVDGLPVESVVQAISANPARLLGLYDRVGSLEPGKDADLVVLDENFELKGVMRRGAWVVEPQLG is encoded by the coding sequence ATGGACGATCGCAAGGTTCTCGCCGGCGCACGAGTCGTGCTGCCGACCGGGATCGTCGACAACGGACGTGTGATCGTCGAAGGCGGCCGCATCGCGGGCTCGGCGCCCGCCGACACCCCCGGCCTGGACCTGTCCGGCCACTGGGTGGTGCCCGGCTTCGTCGACATGCACAACCACGGCGGCGGCGGCGCCTCGTTCACCTCCGGCACCGTCGACGACATCCTCAAGGGCGTCCACACCCACCTCACGCACGGCACCACCACCACCGTCGCCTCGTTCGTCACCGGCGACATGGACTTCCTCGTCCGGCGGGCCGGCCTGCTCTCCGAGCTCGCCGAGCAGGGCGACATCGCCGGCATCCACTTCGAGGGCCCGTTCATCTCCCCCTGCCGCAAGGGCGCCCACGACGAGACCCTGCTGCGCGACCCGGACCCCGCCGATGTCCGCAAGCTGGTCGACGCGGCCCGCGGCCGGGCCAAGATGGTCACCCTCGCCACCGAACTGCCCGGCGGCATCGACTCCGTGCGACTGCTCGCCGAGCACGGCGTCATCGCCGCCATCGGCCACACCGACGCCACGTACGAGCAGACCGTCGAGGCGATCGACGCGGGCGCCACCGTCGCCACGCACCTCTACAACGCGATGCCCGGCCTCGGCCACCGCACCCCCGGCCCGATCGCGGCCCTCCTGGAGGACGAGCGGATCACCGTCGAGCTGATCAACGACGGCACCCACCTCCACCCCGCCGCCCTGGAACTGGCGTTCCATCACGCGGGCCCGGAGCGCGTCGCGTTCATCACCGACGCCATGGACGCCGCCGGCTTCGGCGACGGCCGCTACATGCTCGGCCCGCTGGAGGTCGAGGTGAAGGACAGCGTCGCGCGCCTCGTCGAGGGCGACTCCATCGCGGGCTCCACCCTCACCCTGGACCGCGCGTTCAAGCGCGCCGCGACGGTCGACGGGCTCCCGGTGGAGTCGGTCGTGCAGGCCATCTCCGCCAACCCGGCCCGGCTGCTCGGCCTGTACGACCGGGTCGGCTCCCTCGAACCCGGCAAGGACGCCGACCTCGTCGTCCTCGACGAGAACTTCGAGCTCAAGGGCGTGATGCGGCGGGGCGCCTGGGTGGTCGAGCCCCAACTGGGGTGA